A stretch of the Pseudomonas helvetica genome encodes the following:
- a CDS encoding DUF1501 domain-containing protein, translating into MNRRELLIAAVAAASLPSLSFSAKLFAAPVSAPRFLIVFLRGGYDCNNLLVPYSSDFYYDSRPTLAIARPDSHNPNSAIALDSHWGLNPVLRDSIYPLWQRKQIAFVPFAGTDDVSRSHFETQDNIESGEPTQQRNRYDSGFLARLSRQVPNSAPIAFTDALPLSFQGGNAIPNISLRGTSKPAFDARQSAILSSMYQNTPYAASAAGGLELRQQVSRDLQEEMVKANRGAPNAQNFAAQTRRMATLMRDQYRLGFVDVGGWDTHVNQGSTSGQLANNLANLGEGLIAYAQALGDEWHNTTVVVVSEFGRTFRENGARGTDHGHGTVYWVLGGNVRGGRIVGEQVAVNPQSLLQNRDYPVLNNYRNLLGGLLGRTWGLSASQLQNVFPGARPDALQLL; encoded by the coding sequence ATGAATCGTCGAGAACTGCTGATTGCCGCTGTCGCAGCCGCGTCGCTGCCGTCCTTGTCGTTTAGTGCAAAGCTGTTCGCCGCCCCTGTTTCGGCACCGCGCTTTCTGATCGTTTTTCTGCGCGGCGGCTACGACTGCAACAACCTGCTGGTGCCCTACTCCAGCGATTTTTACTACGACTCGCGTCCGACTCTCGCCATTGCCCGTCCAGACTCGCATAACCCCAACAGCGCCATTGCACTGGACAGCCATTGGGGCCTGAACCCGGTTTTACGTGACTCGATCTATCCGTTGTGGCAACGCAAGCAGATCGCCTTCGTACCGTTCGCCGGGACCGATGACGTGTCCCGCAGCCACTTCGAAACCCAGGACAATATCGAGTCTGGCGAACCGACCCAACAGCGCAACCGTTACGACTCGGGCTTTCTCGCACGCTTGTCGCGTCAGGTGCCGAACAGTGCGCCCATTGCCTTCACCGATGCCTTGCCCCTGAGTTTTCAGGGCGGCAACGCCATCCCAAACATCTCGTTGCGCGGTACCTCGAAACCGGCCTTCGATGCTCGACAATCGGCGATTCTTTCGTCGATGTACCAAAACACACCTTATGCCGCCTCCGCAGCCGGTGGCCTTGAACTGCGCCAGCAGGTGTCAAGGGATCTGCAAGAAGAGATGGTCAAGGCCAATCGTGGCGCGCCGAATGCGCAGAACTTTGCGGCCCAGACCCGGCGCATGGCGACACTGATGCGCGACCAGTACCGACTGGGTTTCGTCGATGTCGGCGGCTGGGATACCCACGTCAATCAGGGCAGCACCAGCGGCCAACTGGCCAACAACCTGGCGAACCTCGGTGAAGGCCTGATCGCCTATGCCCAGGCGCTGGGGGATGAATGGCACAACACCACCGTAGTGGTGGTCTCGGAGTTCGGTCGCACCTTTCGTGAAAACGGCGCCAGAGGCACCGACCACGGGCATGGCACGGTGTACTGGGTACTCGGCGGCAACGTTCGCGGTGGACGCATCGTGGGTGAACAGGTGGCAGTCAACCCACAAAGCCTGCTGCAAAACCGCGATTACCCGGTGCTCAACAATTATCGGAACCTGCTCGGAGGTTTACTTGGCAGGACCTGGGGCTTATCTGCTTCGCAGTTGCAGAACGTATTTCCCGGTGCGCGTCCGGACGCATTGCAGTTGCTCTGA
- a CDS encoding DUF1800 domain-containing protein, producing the protein MHMPHAVLRLLCLSTCLLLFPSLALAGPPATLNPSDIAWLRRDGFDLDAANLARLRSMGREGLLQAQLADRINDPLPPAINALLHSYPVLSAPPESLLLAFKSQQEQLKAMPEGDAKNAAKKDAQQQANELAEQAREAVLLRAVYGPNQLKEQLVGFWLNHFSVFQGKARIRMLTADYAEHAIRPHALGKFKDLVMATLKSPAMLEYLDNAQNAKGKVNENYARELMELHTLGVGSGYTQQDVQQLALILTGAGLMPLDGRTQKFAPRLQALVVREGLFEFNPRRHDFSDKVLLGHPIKGSGFDEIRQAVELITRQKACAHFVSQQLAKYFVADQPPPALVERMAKTFQDSDGDIAQVMRTLFESKELLQSTGTKFKDPMQFVVSAVRLAYDGKPLANARPMINWLNQLGQPVFGRVTPDGWPLESSGWSSSGQMSKRFEIARAIGRGDNRLFTPQGSNLPGPGFPMITTPLFYEAISPHLSAATLGALNKAVSPQEWNTFLLASPDFNNR; encoded by the coding sequence ATGCACATGCCACATGCCGTTTTGCGCCTGTTGTGTCTGTCGACCTGTTTGCTGTTGTTTCCCTCACTCGCCTTGGCCGGCCCCCCCGCAACGCTCAACCCGAGCGACATTGCCTGGCTGCGCCGCGATGGCTTCGATCTGGATGCCGCCAACCTGGCGCGCTTGCGCAGCATGGGCCGCGAGGGTCTGCTTCAAGCCCAATTGGCCGATCGCATCAATGACCCGCTGCCACCGGCAATCAACGCGCTGTTGCACAGCTATCCGGTATTAAGCGCGCCGCCCGAGTCCTTGTTGCTGGCATTCAAGAGCCAGCAGGAACAGCTCAAGGCCATGCCCGAAGGCGACGCCAAAAACGCCGCGAAAAAAGATGCGCAACAACAAGCCAACGAACTCGCAGAACAAGCGCGTGAAGCCGTGCTGTTGCGTGCGGTGTATGGGCCCAATCAGCTCAAGGAGCAGTTGGTGGGTTTCTGGCTCAACCACTTCAGCGTGTTTCAGGGCAAAGCTCGCATACGGATGCTGACGGCGGACTACGCAGAACACGCAATCCGCCCACACGCGCTGGGTAAGTTCAAGGATCTGGTGATGGCCACCCTCAAGAGTCCGGCGATGCTTGAGTACCTGGACAACGCGCAAAATGCCAAGGGCAAGGTCAACGAGAACTACGCCCGCGAATTGATGGAGCTACACACCCTGGGCGTCGGCTCCGGCTATACCCAGCAAGACGTGCAGCAACTGGCGTTGATTCTGACCGGCGCCGGGCTGATGCCGCTCGATGGTCGCACGCAGAAGTTTGCTCCTCGGTTACAGGCCTTGGTGGTGCGCGAAGGGCTGTTCGAATTCAATCCTCGTCGTCACGACTTTAGCGACAAGGTACTGCTCGGCCATCCGATCAAGGGCAGCGGCTTTGACGAGATCCGTCAGGCCGTGGAGCTGATTACCCGGCAGAAAGCCTGTGCGCATTTTGTCTCGCAACAGCTGGCCAAATACTTCGTTGCCGATCAGCCGCCACCCGCGCTGGTGGAACGGATGGCCAAGACCTTCCAGGACAGCGACGGCGATATCGCCCAAGTGATGCGTACGTTGTTCGAGTCAAAGGAGTTGCTGCAAAGCACTGGTACCAAATTCAAGGACCCGATGCAGTTTGTGGTGTCGGCGGTGCGGCTGGCCTATGACGGTAAGCCGCTGGCCAACGCCAGGCCGATGATCAATTGGCTCAATCAGTTGGGGCAGCCAGTATTCGGTCGCGTGACACCGGACGGCTGGCCTCTGGAATCCAGCGGTTGGTCGAGCTCGGGGCAGATGTCCAAACGCTTCGAAATCGCCCGGGCAATCGGGCGTGGGGATAACCGATTGTTTACTCCACAAGGTAGCAACCTGCCCGGTCCAGGGTTTCCGATGATCACCACACCGTTGTTCTACGAAGCCATCTCTCCACACCTTTCAGCAGCGACCCTTGGCGCGCTGAACAAGGCCGTGTCGCCTCAGGAATGGAACACCTTTTTGCTCGCCTCACCTGACTTCAATAACCGTTAA
- a CDS encoding cytochrome c oxidase subunit 3, producing the protein MNRLLLRNVDGADPGGSWSGGPGDIQAAEAANRIQNARVGLRLFLAVVSSLFFLFLVAFIERSQMADWQPLTEPLAPLANLWQLWLNTAFLVFSCIALQWSRMAARQGRLDATVIGFAVGGVFAVAFLTGQLWVWQQFVAWGYFVASNPANSFFYLLTGLHGFHLLGGLIAWSRTVAKYLHHVPLPQLSASVELCAIYWHYLLGLWFVLFALLTSTPATYEAIARFCGLR; encoded by the coding sequence ATGAACAGGCTGCTATTGAGAAACGTCGACGGTGCTGACCCCGGCGGTAGTTGGAGTGGTGGTCCTGGGGATATTCAGGCCGCCGAGGCTGCCAATAGAATCCAAAACGCAAGAGTCGGCCTGCGCTTGTTTCTGGCCGTGGTGAGCTCGTTATTCTTTCTCTTTCTGGTCGCCTTTATCGAGCGCTCGCAAATGGCCGATTGGCAACCTCTGACGGAGCCCTTGGCGCCCTTGGCCAACCTTTGGCAGCTATGGCTGAATACGGCTTTTCTGGTATTCAGCTGCATCGCCCTGCAGTGGTCGCGTATGGCCGCCCGACAGGGGCGACTGGACGCAACGGTCATTGGTTTTGCAGTGGGGGGCGTATTTGCAGTTGCCTTTCTGACGGGGCAACTCTGGGTCTGGCAGCAGTTTGTCGCCTGGGGCTATTTTGTCGCCAGTAATCCGGCCAACAGTTTCTTCTACCTGTTGACCGGTCTGCACGGGTTCCACCTGCTGGGCGGGCTGATCGCCTGGAGCAGAACCGTCGCTAAATACCTGCATCACGTGCCGTTGCCGCAACTCAGCGCCAGCGTAGAGCTCTGTGCCATCTATTGGCATTACTTACTGGGTCTTTGGTTCGTGCTATTCGCGCTGCTGACCAGTACGCCGGCAACCTATGAAGCCATTGCCAGATTCTGCGGCCTGAGGTGA
- the tam gene encoding trans-aconitate 2-methyltransferase, protein MSWSAKQYVAFEDERTRPARDLLAAIPNTDARSVIDIGCGPGNSTELLVQRFANAKVRGLDSSADMIDAARKRLPDVRFDIADIAAWSEPGPFDVIFANAVFQWLPDHATLLPSLVAKLAPGGSLAIQMPDNLDQPSHRMMREVANNGPWARKLADIAGQRTTLDDANTYYQMLCSCASRVDVWRTTYHHPLAGGPAAVVEWFKGSGLRPFLEPLDEAEKAQYLEHYLAALEPFFPVQADGSVLLPFPRLFIVATR, encoded by the coding sequence ATGAGCTGGTCTGCCAAACAGTATGTGGCTTTCGAAGATGAGCGCACGCGCCCGGCGCGCGATTTGCTGGCGGCTATCCCGAACACCGATGCGCGTTCGGTGATCGACATCGGCTGCGGCCCCGGCAACTCTACCGAATTGCTCGTGCAGCGCTTTGCCAACGCCAAGGTGCGTGGCCTGGACAGCTCGGCCGACATGATCGACGCCGCCCGCAAACGCTTGCCGGACGTACGTTTCGACATTGCCGATATCGCCGCCTGGAGCGAGCCCGGCCCGTTCGATGTGATCTTCGCCAACGCGGTGTTCCAGTGGTTACCCGACCACGCCACGCTGTTGCCGTCGCTGGTGGCCAAGCTCGCACCGGGTGGCAGCCTGGCGATTCAAATGCCCGACAACCTCGATCAACCGTCGCATCGAATGATGCGTGAAGTCGCCAATAACGGGCCTTGGGCCCGCAAGCTTGCGGATATCGCCGGGCAACGGACGACCCTCGACGATGCCAATACCTACTACCAGATGCTGTGTTCGTGCGCCTCGCGGGTCGATGTGTGGCGCACCACTTACCATCACCCGCTGGCGGGCGGTCCTGCGGCCGTGGTCGAGTGGTTCAAGGGCAGCGGTTTGCGGCCGTTTCTTGAACCGCTCGACGAGGCGGAAAAAGCTCAATACCTCGAGCACTATCTGGCTGCGTTAGAGCCATTCTTCCCGGTGCAGGCCGATGGTTCGGTGTTGCTGCCGTTCCCGCGTTTATTCATTGTGGCGACTCGCTAA
- a CDS encoding type II toxin-antitoxin system HicA family toxin produces the protein MNSRYLITQIVADGWYLVRVRGSHHHFKHPVKPGLVTVPHPKKDLLTKTAVSILQQALLY, from the coding sequence GTGAATAGCCGATATTTGATAACCCAAATCGTCGCAGACGGCTGGTATCTGGTACGGGTCAGGGGCAGCCATCACCACTTCAAGCATCCTGTGAAGCCCGGTCTGGTCACCGTCCCACACCCGAAAAAGGATTTACTGACCAAAACGGCCGTCAGCATCCTGCAACAGGCCCTGCTGTATTGA
- a CDS encoding YXWGXW repeat-containing protein, protein MLLRYAALVAVVIAASGCVQERVVHDRRPPPREYVEVIAPQPPPVQVIEVEPAGRPGYVWSRGYWRWEGGRYVAVRGHWEPERRGYRYVHPHWEQRNDGWHWQGGGWAH, encoded by the coding sequence ATGTTGTTACGTTACGCGGCATTGGTAGCAGTGGTCATCGCGGCCTCCGGTTGCGTACAGGAGCGTGTGGTTCACGATCGGCGTCCACCACCACGCGAGTACGTCGAAGTCATCGCGCCACAGCCACCACCGGTCCAGGTGATCGAAGTGGAACCCGCGGGCCGGCCAGGTTATGTCTGGTCGCGCGGTTACTGGCGTTGGGAAGGCGGGCGTTATGTCGCCGTTCGCGGGCACTGGGAACCGGAACGCCGGGGTTATCGTTATGTGCACCCGCATTGGGAACAGCGCAACGATGGCTGGCATTGGCAAGGCGGGGGCTGGGCCCACTAG
- a CDS encoding cytochrome c oxidase subunit II: MAIAIILILIVVASVLFNILAPWHATPAASNWGSIDTTQFITLIISGIFFIAITVFMAVAVMRYRHKDGAKAAYQPGNKKLELWLIIVTSVGIAAMLAPGLVVYSDFVRVPKKAYELEVVAQQWQWAFRFPGRDGKLGKSDIKFADSINTFGLDLKDPAGQDDILILNNEVHLPLDKPVKVLLRSKDVLHDFDVPQMRGKMDMVPGMVSYFWFTPTKTGQYEIMCAEYCGVGHYNMRGHMIVDEQGAFDQWLSSQPTFAQTLAAAAKPSRDSVLEKGRLLVEKYGCNACHSQDGSASLGPGWKGLYGRTEQLADGTSVQVDEAYLKSAILDPKARRVQGYPPVMVAYTLNDDELGALVTLIKSLGTARQGDELSAPGEDLAAQGQQLAKSFGCLACHSVDGSKGVGPSWQGLYGKTETLEDGTRIKVDEDYIKESVLKPNAKIVKGYAPIMPTFTPSDKELSALIAFIKSKANADADASKAEPGK, encoded by the coding sequence ATGGCAATAGCAATTATCTTGATTCTAATCGTTGTTGCATCAGTGTTGTTCAACATCCTGGCGCCTTGGCATGCGACACCGGCCGCTTCCAACTGGGGGTCGATAGACACCACCCAGTTCATCACCCTGATCATCAGCGGAATATTTTTCATCGCCATCACGGTATTTATGGCGGTCGCCGTGATGCGTTATCGTCACAAGGACGGTGCCAAGGCGGCCTACCAGCCAGGCAATAAGAAATTGGAGTTATGGTTAATTATCGTTACGTCGGTCGGTATTGCCGCGATGTTGGCGCCAGGCCTGGTTGTTTATAGTGATTTCGTCCGGGTGCCGAAAAAAGCTTATGAACTTGAAGTGGTTGCCCAACAGTGGCAGTGGGCTTTTCGTTTTCCCGGTCGGGACGGGAAGTTGGGAAAGTCGGATATCAAGTTTGCTGATTCCATCAACACTTTCGGTCTTGATCTCAAGGATCCTGCAGGGCAGGACGATATATTGATACTCAACAATGAAGTTCACCTCCCGCTCGATAAGCCGGTAAAAGTTTTACTGCGTTCTAAAGATGTACTGCACGATTTCGATGTACCGCAAATGCGCGGCAAGATGGACATGGTGCCGGGGATGGTGTCGTACTTTTGGTTTACGCCAACTAAAACCGGGCAATATGAAATTATGTGCGCTGAATATTGTGGCGTAGGGCATTACAACATGCGCGGCCATATGATCGTGGACGAACAGGGCGCCTTCGATCAATGGTTGAGCAGCCAACCGACTTTTGCGCAGACATTAGCGGCAGCTGCCAAACCCAGTCGCGACAGCGTGCTGGAAAAAGGCCGGCTGTTGGTCGAGAAGTACGGTTGCAACGCCTGCCATAGCCAGGATGGCAGTGCCAGTCTCGGCCCTGGATGGAAAGGGCTGTACGGCCGCACCGAACAGCTTGCCGATGGCACCAGTGTGCAGGTCGATGAGGCCTACCTTAAATCGGCGATTCTCGATCCAAAGGCCAGGCGGGTGCAGGGCTACCCGCCGGTCATGGTGGCCTATACTCTCAATGATGATGAACTGGGTGCTCTCGTCACCCTGATCAAATCACTGGGTACCGCGCGCCAAGGCGATGAGCTTTCTGCCCCAGGTGAAGACTTGGCGGCGCAGGGACAGCAACTGGCCAAGTCGTTCGGCTGTCTGGCCTGCCACAGTGTCGATGGCAGCAAGGGCGTTGGTCCCAGCTGGCAGGGCCTGTATGGCAAGACAGAAACCCTTGAGGACGGTACGAGGATAAAGGTCGATGAGGACTATATAAAAGAATCGGTTCTCAAGCCTAACGCCAAAATCGTCAAGGGTTACGCACCCATCATGCCGACCTTTACGCCGAGTGATAAGGAGTTGAGCGCACTGATCGCTTTTATCAAGTCCAAAGCGAATGCCGACGCTGACGCGAGCAAGGCGGAGCCAGGAAAGTAG
- a CDS encoding type II toxin-antitoxin system HicB family antitoxin yields MLYPIAISMGDNEHAWGVEVPDIPGCFSAGDDLDDAIAMAREAIEGHFEILAEDGSAIPPANKVTVHAANPQYAGATWALVDIDVTKYLGKAQKLNITLPGYLLTRIDEYVLHHPEEKSRSGFLASAALKVLQQG; encoded by the coding sequence ATGCTTTACCCAATTGCGATTTCAATGGGCGATAACGAACACGCCTGGGGCGTGGAAGTGCCGGATATTCCGGGCTGTTTCTCGGCCGGTGATGACCTGGACGATGCGATCGCCATGGCGCGCGAAGCCATCGAAGGCCACTTCGAGATACTCGCTGAAGACGGCTCGGCGATTCCACCCGCCAACAAGGTCACCGTGCATGCAGCCAATCCGCAGTACGCCGGCGCTACCTGGGCATTGGTGGACATCGATGTCACCAAGTACCTGGGCAAGGCGCAGAAACTCAACATCACCCTGCCCGGCTATCTGCTGACCCGTATCGACGAATACGTGCTGCATCACCCGGAAGAAAAAAGCCGTTCCGGCTTCCTCGCCTCGGCGGCGTTGAAAGTGTTGCAACAGGGCTGA
- the ctaD gene encoding cytochrome c oxidase subunit I — protein MAYAEQAETEALHEPKSFLTKYIWSQDHKVIAIQYSLTAIFVGIIAVVLSDLMRLQIGFPGSLGFMDASTYYQAMTMHGMIMVIYLLTALFLGGFGNYLIPLMVGARDMVFPYVNMLSYWTYLLAVLVLLASFFVSGGPTGAGWTLYPPQSITKGTPGTEWGIVLMLVSLAIFIVATTMGGLNYVTTVLQARTHGMTLFRMPLSVWGIFMASIMALLAFPALFVSAIMTLFDKLLGTSFFMPAIISLGQQLDHQGGSPILFQHLFWFFGHPEVYIVALPAFGLVSDLISTHARKGIFGYRMMVWAIIAIGVLSFVVWAHHMYVSGMNPYFGFFFATTTLIIAVPTALKVYNWILTLWRGDIHLTVPMLFALAFIVTFLVGGLTGLFLGNVIVDIPLSDTYFVVAHFHMVMGVAPVLVVFGGIYHWFPKVTGRMTNDTLGKLHFWITFLGTYAIFFPMHYLGFQGMPRRYYAYDNYAFIPQSAQELNSFITVVALIVGVSQLLFLFNLAWSTFKGKPAGSNPWGAASLEWQTPDTPPVHGNWGAKLPVVYRWAYDYSMPGIDQDFVPQTVSDEELEQMRQLSAGARIADVKT, from the coding sequence ATGGCCTATGCGGAGCAAGCCGAAACAGAAGCACTGCACGAGCCCAAGAGTTTCCTGACCAAATATATCTGGAGTCAGGACCACAAGGTCATCGCCATTCAGTATTCCTTGACGGCTATATTCGTGGGCATCATCGCCGTGGTGTTGTCCGATTTGATGCGCTTGCAGATAGGCTTCCCCGGTAGTTTGGGGTTCATGGACGCCAGTACTTACTATCAAGCGATGACCATGCACGGCATGATCATGGTCATTTATTTGCTGACGGCCTTGTTTCTCGGCGGCTTCGGCAACTATCTGATCCCGCTGATGGTGGGGGCCCGTGACATGGTCTTCCCCTACGTCAACATGCTGAGTTACTGGACCTACCTGCTCGCTGTACTGGTGTTGCTCGCCAGTTTCTTTGTTTCTGGCGGCCCGACCGGTGCGGGCTGGACGCTCTATCCGCCACAGTCCATTACCAAGGGGACACCGGGGACCGAGTGGGGCATCGTACTGATGCTCGTCTCACTGGCGATTTTTATCGTCGCAACCACCATGGGCGGGTTGAACTACGTCACCACGGTGTTGCAGGCGCGCACGCACGGCATGACATTGTTTCGCATGCCGCTCTCCGTATGGGGAATCTTCATGGCCTCGATTATGGCCTTGCTGGCTTTCCCGGCGTTGTTTGTCAGCGCGATCATGACGCTGTTCGACAAGCTGTTGGGCACCAGCTTCTTTATGCCGGCAATCATCTCGCTGGGGCAGCAGCTCGATCACCAAGGTGGCAGCCCGATATTATTCCAGCACCTGTTCTGGTTTTTCGGCCACCCGGAAGTCTATATCGTTGCTCTCCCGGCGTTTGGTCTGGTCTCCGACTTGATCAGCACGCATGCGCGTAAAGGTATCTTCGGCTACCGAATGATGGTGTGGGCCATTATTGCGATTGGCGTACTCAGTTTTGTGGTCTGGGCACACCATATGTATGTCAGCGGAATGAACCCCTACTTTGGCTTTTTCTTCGCCACCACCACCTTGATCATCGCGGTGCCGACCGCACTGAAAGTCTACAACTGGATTCTGACCCTGTGGCGGGGCGACATTCACTTGACCGTACCGATGCTGTTTGCCCTGGCTTTTATCGTCACCTTTCTGGTCGGCGGTCTGACCGGGTTGTTTCTCGGTAATGTGATCGTGGACATTCCGCTCTCGGACACCTATTTCGTCGTAGCCCATTTCCATATGGTCATGGGTGTCGCACCGGTACTGGTGGTGTTCGGCGGCATTTATCATTGGTTCCCGAAAGTCACCGGGCGCATGACGAACGACACCCTCGGCAAGCTGCATTTCTGGATTACCTTTCTCGGCACCTACGCGATCTTCTTTCCCATGCACTACCTGGGTTTCCAGGGTATGCCACGCCGCTACTACGCCTATGACAACTACGCGTTCATTCCGCAGTCGGCGCAAGAACTGAATTCTTTCATTACGGTGGTCGCATTGATCGTCGGCGTTTCCCAACTGCTGTTTCTGTTCAACCTGGCCTGGAGCACTTTCAAAGGCAAGCCCGCAGGCAGTAACCCCTGGGGCGCGGCCAGTCTGGAATGGCAAACGCCAGACACCCCGCCGGTACACGGTAACTGGGGCGCGAAGCTGCCGGTCGTGTATCGCTGGGCCTACGACTACAGCATGCCGGGAATAGACCAGGATTTCGTTCCGCAAACGGTCTCCGACGAGGAGCTGGAGCAGATGCGGCAACTCAGTGCCGGAGCCAGGATTGCGGACGTTAAGACATGA
- a CDS encoding heme-copper oxidase subunit III family protein, which translates to MASHPLAPVESSSSNPPSSPPATGWQGIANDWASDREAFRQVPWGKAMMWIFLLSDTFVFTCFLTGYMSVRMTITNAWPNPSEVFALTIGGREIPLILIAIMTFVLISSSGTMAMAVNFAYRRDRAKTAALMLATAAFGVTFVSMQAFEWSKLIAEGVRPWGNPMGAAQFGASFFMITGFHGLHVSVGVIYLSIVAMKVLRGDYERSGNYQIVEIAGLYWHFVDLVWVFIFAFFYLW; encoded by the coding sequence ATGGCATCGCACCCGCTAGCCCCAGTCGAATCCAGTTCATCCAATCCACCCAGCTCGCCGCCTGCAACGGGATGGCAGGGCATCGCCAACGACTGGGCCTCGGACAGAGAGGCTTTCAGGCAGGTGCCTTGGGGCAAGGCGATGATGTGGATATTCCTGCTCAGCGATACGTTTGTATTTACCTGCTTTTTAACCGGCTACATGTCGGTACGCATGACGATCACCAATGCCTGGCCGAACCCCAGTGAAGTGTTTGCATTGACGATTGGCGGTAGAGAAATCCCGCTTATTCTGATCGCCATCATGACCTTTGTGCTGATCAGTAGCAGCGGCACCATGGCCATGGCGGTCAATTTCGCCTATCGCCGTGATCGCGCGAAAACCGCTGCCCTGATGCTGGCGACCGCAGCCTTCGGGGTGACCTTCGTCAGCATGCAGGCATTTGAATGGAGCAAGCTCATCGCAGAAGGAGTGCGTCCCTGGGGGAACCCCATGGGGGCGGCGCAATTTGGTGCCAGCTTTTTCATGATTACCGGTTTCCACGGGCTGCATGTGTCAGTCGGCGTCATCTACCTCAGCATTGTGGCGATGAAAGTATTGCGCGGAGATTATGAGCGCTCCGGAAACTATCAGATCGTCGAGATAGCCGGGCTTTACTGGCACTTCGTGGACTTGGTGTGGGTGTTTATTTTTGCTTTCTTCTATTTATGGTAG
- a CDS encoding cytochrome C oxidase subunit IV family protein: MAHTQGQQHPISLYLKIWGLLFVLSTLSYLVDYFHFQGYLRWFLIITLMLLKAGLIVSVFMHMAWERLAMVYAILVPPLCLLVLVGLMATEADYVFLSRVIFFGQ; the protein is encoded by the coding sequence ATGGCGCATACCCAGGGTCAGCAACATCCAATCAGCTTGTACCTTAAAATCTGGGGGCTGTTATTCGTCCTCAGCACGTTGTCGTATCTCGTCGACTATTTTCACTTCCAGGGCTACCTCCGGTGGTTCCTGATCATCACGCTCATGTTGTTGAAGGCAGGTCTGATTGTCTCCGTCTTCATGCACATGGCCTGGGAACGGTTGGCCATGGTCTACGCCATATTGGTGCCACCGTTGTGTTTACTGGTACTCGTCGGACTGATGGCCACCGAGGCTGATTATGTGTTCCTCAGCCGGGTGATTTTCTTCGGCCAATAA
- a CDS encoding magnesium transporter, which translates to MNRHYYISDNLDDLETVENELEANGINTEQIHVLSEEVADVEEHHLHEVNSLMKQDTVHSGEIGAVVGIPLAALVLGGAYWLGWTESAAGWMPFIFLAIVILGFSIWEGGFFGIQVPNTHFRSFKQVVDEGKHIFFVDVEPDQESVLDRVIEHHPRLKIAGTGTAAPHWTVAWQHKWHQFKRVISG; encoded by the coding sequence ATGAATCGGCACTATTACATCAGTGACAATCTCGACGATCTTGAAACCGTTGAAAATGAACTGGAAGCCAACGGCATCAATACCGAACAAATTCATGTGCTCAGTGAAGAAGTGGCTGATGTTGAAGAACATCACCTCCACGAAGTTAACTCGCTGATGAAGCAAGATACTGTTCACTCTGGCGAGATTGGTGCGGTGGTCGGCATACCACTCGCGGCGCTGGTCCTGGGTGGCGCCTATTGGCTGGGCTGGACCGAATCCGCTGCAGGCTGGATGCCTTTTATCTTCCTTGCCATTGTTATATTGGGCTTCAGCATCTGGGAAGGTGGCTTTTTTGGTATCCAGGTGCCAAACACTCACTTCCGCAGTTTTAAACAGGTGGTAGACGAGGGCAAACATATCTTCTTCGTGGATGTTGAGCCGGATCAGGAATCGGTACTGGACCGGGTAATCGAACATCATCCAAGGCTGAAGATCGCCGGCACAGGAACAGCTGCCCCCCACTGGACAGTCGCCTGGCAGCACAAATGGCATCAGTTCAAACGAGTGATATCGGGTTAG